From Roseburia hominis, the proteins below share one genomic window:
- a CDS encoding diguanylate cyclase: MDWFRTKINDTMAGMQEAIRDDDTRKRLMFEWLNILLALVSLVMTVVNFFTREYTLMMSTLFFSVACIVNVVFAKRDDKKGKMLYIFFAGETIVLLAFFLVSGIPNGFSALWVCLVPSFSLLIFGRKSGTLYSTIVFLMLIFLFWVPFGKKLLWYRYTDEFMLRFPFYFVACYLLALFVEIIRAQTQGQLLESEQKFRHLYCHDALTGVYNRYGFNSLVDADYQNPKPEKVAVMIIDIDNFKNVNDRYGHNNGDIVLKGIAEILEKAFCRRTYYCRWGGEEFTVYLHCEHDYQEAAERFRRLVEEAEFRSGNLVMKVTVSVGLCMARTMVDTSIATMVNLADQCLYKAKDKGKNCVVSVEIP; this comes from the coding sequence ATGGATTGGTTCAGGACGAAAATAAATGATACTATGGCTGGAATGCAAGAAGCAATTCGCGATGATGATACGAGAAAAAGACTGATGTTTGAATGGCTGAATATCCTTCTTGCATTGGTTTCGCTTGTTATGACGGTGGTCAATTTTTTTACCAGAGAATATACTCTGATGATGAGTACGCTGTTTTTTTCCGTGGCCTGCATTGTAAATGTAGTATTTGCAAAACGAGATGATAAGAAAGGGAAAATGTTATATATTTTCTTTGCGGGAGAAACGATTGTGCTGCTGGCATTTTTTCTGGTTTCCGGTATCCCGAATGGGTTCAGTGCCCTCTGGGTGTGCCTGGTTCCTTCCTTTTCACTGTTGATTTTTGGAAGAAAATCCGGAACACTTTATAGTACGATTGTTTTTCTCATGCTCATCTTTTTGTTTTGGGTTCCTTTTGGGAAAAAATTGTTATGGTACCGTTATACAGATGAGTTCATGCTTCGTTTTCCGTTTTATTTTGTGGCCTGTTATCTGTTGGCACTGTTTGTTGAGATCATTCGCGCGCAGACGCAGGGGCAGCTTCTGGAATCCGAACAAAAATTTCGTCATCTGTACTGCCACGATGCGCTTACGGGGGTTTATAACCGGTATGGCTTTAACTCCCTTGTGGATGCGGATTACCAGAATCCAAAACCGGAAAAAGTGGCCGTAATGATCATTGATATCGATAATTTTAAAAATGTTAATGACCGGTATGGCCATAATAATGGAGATATTGTGCTGAAAGGGATTGCAGAAATTTTGGAGAAGGCTTTTTGCAGACGGACATATTACTGTCGTTGGGGCGGGGAAGAGTTTACCGTATATCTGCATTGTGAGCATGATTATCAGGAAGCGGCGGAAAGATTCCGGCGCCTTGTGGAGGAAGCAGAGTTCAGGTCAGGCAATCTGGTCATGAAGGTGACGGTCAGCGTAGGCCTCTGCATGGCCAGAACGATGGTAGATACAAGTATAGCTACAATGGTGAATCTGGCAGATCAGTGTTTGTATAAAGCAAAAGACAAGGGGAAAAACTGCGTAGTGAGTGTGGAAATCCCCTGA
- a CDS encoding barstar family protein: MKSIILNGLYMEEPEHAHKYLKEKLELSDDYQNSMDTLQDCLNNMQNTRIEVYHSDGQSKYFRELIQVFAAAGKENDDIIVSLQ, from the coding sequence ATGAAATCCATTATTTTAAATGGTCTTTATATGGAAGAACCCGAACACGCCCACAAATATTTAAAAGAAAAGCTCGAGCTTTCCGACGATTACCAGAACAGCATGGACACTCTGCAGGACTGCCTGAATAACATGCAAAACACCCGCATCGAGGTCTACCACAGCGACGGGCAGAGCAAATATTTCCGCGAACTAATCCAGGTCTTTGCTGCTGCCGGAAAAGAAAATGATGATATTATCGTATCATTACAGTAA
- a CDS encoding L-lactate dehydrogenase, with protein MMNIQKAAVIGCGFVGASSAFSLMQKGLFSELVLIDANQAKAEGEAMDLSHGRPYTHPMQIYAGTYDDISDCALIVITAGANQKPGETRLDLVHKNVGIFKSIIPEITKRNFEGILLIVANPVDILTYAALKLSGYPKERVFGSGTVLDSARFKYLLSEHLNVDSRSVHAYIIGEHGDSELAVWSGANVSGISVNDFCELRGHYEHEESMERIYRQVRDSAYEIIERKGATYYGVAMAVARIAECIVRNEHSVLPVSSLMQGEYGMNDICISVPTIVSQDGAEQVLEIPLSEEEKEKLLQSATELHEVLAGLD; from the coding sequence ATGATGAATATACAAAAAGCGGCAGTAATTGGCTGTGGATTCGTGGGTGCATCTTCCGCATTTAGTCTGATGCAGAAAGGATTATTTTCCGAGCTGGTCCTGATTGATGCGAACCAGGCGAAGGCAGAGGGAGAGGCGATGGATCTGAGCCACGGCCGACCGTATACGCACCCGATGCAGATTTATGCGGGAACTTATGACGACATCAGTGATTGTGCGCTGATCGTGATCACTGCGGGAGCGAACCAGAAGCCGGGAGAGACACGGCTGGATTTGGTGCATAAAAATGTGGGGATTTTCAAGTCGATCATTCCGGAGATCACGAAGCGGAATTTTGAAGGAATCCTGCTGATTGTTGCAAATCCGGTGGACATTTTGACTTATGCGGCTCTTAAACTTTCCGGCTATCCGAAGGAGAGAGTGTTCGGAAGCGGTACGGTTCTGGACTCTGCGCGCTTCAAATATTTGCTCAGCGAGCATTTGAATGTGGACAGCCGGAGCGTTCATGCGTATATTATCGGTGAGCATGGAGACAGCGAGCTGGCGGTCTGGAGTGGGGCAAATGTTTCCGGCATCAGTGTAAATGATTTCTGTGAGCTGCGCGGGCATTATGAGCACGAGGAATCGATGGAGCGGATTTACAGACAGGTGCGGGACAGCGCTTACGAGATTATTGAGCGTAAGGGCGCGACGTATTATGGAGTTGCGATGGCGGTCGCGAGAATTGCGGAGTGTATTGTGCGGAATGAGCATTCGGTCCTTCCGGTGTCCAGCCTGATGCAGGGCGAATATGGAATGAATGATATTTGCATCAGTGTTCCGACGATCGTTTCCCAGGACGGAGCGGAGCAGGTGCTGGAGATTCCGCTAAGTGAGGAGGAAAAAGAGAAGCTTTTGCAGTCTGCGACGGAGCTGCATGAAGTTCTGGCGGGGTTGGATTAG
- a CDS encoding translation factor GTPase family protein — translation MGITSNKPEKHICIGILAHVDAGKTTLSESILYLCGNIRKLGRVDHGNAFLDNYELERSRGITIFSKQAVFDLTAEISGGQAEGKAGADARNCEGGALSDVVRVTLLDTPGHVDFSAEMERTLQVLDYAVLVINGADGVQAHTRTLWSLLAKYRIPVFLFVNKMDQPQTDRDERLAELRQVFGDGCIAFDEKEKEEEFWENLSMCEEEALNEYLEEGQLADDTVRRLIAERKAFPCYFGSALKACGVMELLDGLRRYAKCWEKARLGAGSGKADRFGAKVYKISRDSQGNRLTHLKVTGGVLKVKDMLGNAADASEHWEEKVNQIRIYSGEKFEMAMEAGAGMVCAVTGLNYTYPGQGLGIEEDSRAPILEPVLNYRVILPDGCDAHTMLKNLRQLEEEEPMLRIVWNEELGEIHAQVMGEVQIEILQSLIKERFGLEVSFGAGNIVYKETIKNTVEGVGHFEPLRHYAEVHLLLEPGKPGSGLVFASECSEDELDRNWQRLILTHLMEKDHRGVLTGSVITDMKITLIAGRAHLKHTEGGDFRQSTYRAVRQGLMQAESVLLEPFYDFCMEIPAQSVGRALTDIQKMCGEFQSPKLRQDMAVIVGKAPVSTMRDYQMEVTAYTKGQGRIFCTFRGYEACHNEEEVLAASGYEPEHDLDNPAGSVFCAHGAGFNVPWEEVPSYMHLESRMEKVLAARRNGEGRKPNAPGENARQADSEGRTERSADMAGANAGKKKPMVPTSYNAREDKELEEIFIRTYGKVERKPVRTPKTVTVPAHRKSRKKEEEVTEYLLVDGYNVIFAWEDLKELARDNIEGARGKLMDILSNYQGFKKCVVILVFDAYKVQGDTLEIQKYHNIHVVYTKEAETADQYIEKVVHEIGRKYHVTVVTSDGVEQVVTLGQGGTLISSREFLEEVRIVNEQIREEAKMRREPGKNYLFDHMDEELASHMEEVRLGRKKLDDRV, via the coding sequence ATGGGAATTACATCGAATAAACCTGAAAAACATATATGTATCGGTATCCTCGCCCACGTGGATGCGGGAAAAACGACGTTATCAGAGAGTATTTTATATCTATGTGGAAATATAAGGAAACTAGGCAGAGTAGACCACGGAAATGCATTTCTGGACAATTATGAGCTGGAACGGAGCCGGGGAATCACCATTTTCTCCAAGCAGGCGGTGTTTGACCTTACGGCGGAGATTTCGGGGGGACAAGCAGAAGGGAAAGCAGGGGCGGATGCGAGAAACTGTGAGGGCGGCGCCTTGTCCGATGTTGTGCGGGTGACGCTTTTGGATACGCCGGGGCATGTGGACTTTTCTGCGGAGATGGAGCGGACGCTGCAGGTTCTGGATTATGCAGTGCTGGTGATAAACGGAGCGGACGGCGTGCAGGCGCATACACGGACTTTGTGGAGTCTTCTTGCGAAATACCGGATTCCGGTCTTTTTATTTGTCAATAAGATGGACCAGCCGCAGACGGACCGGGATGAAAGGCTTGCGGAGCTGAGACAGGTCTTTGGCGACGGCTGTATCGCATTTGATGAAAAGGAGAAGGAAGAAGAATTCTGGGAAAACCTTTCCATGTGCGAGGAAGAAGCGCTTAATGAGTATTTGGAGGAGGGGCAGCTCGCAGACGACACGGTCCGTCGTCTGATCGCGGAAAGAAAGGCGTTTCCCTGTTATTTTGGTTCGGCGCTGAAGGCGTGCGGCGTGATGGAGCTGCTTGACGGTCTCAGGCGTTATGCGAAGTGCTGGGAGAAAGCGCGGCTTGGGGCAGGTTCCGGCAAGGCAGACCGATTCGGGGCCAAGGTTTATAAGATTTCCCGCGACAGTCAGGGGAATCGGCTGACGCATCTGAAGGTAACGGGCGGCGTCCTTAAGGTGAAGGATATGCTGGGAAATGCGGCTGACGCATCGGAGCATTGGGAAGAGAAGGTAAATCAGATCCGGATCTATTCCGGTGAGAAATTCGAGATGGCTATGGAGGCAGGAGCCGGAATGGTCTGTGCGGTGACGGGGCTTAATTATACCTATCCCGGGCAGGGGCTGGGTATAGAAGAGGATTCCAGGGCGCCCATACTGGAGCCAGTGCTGAATTACCGGGTTATTCTGCCCGACGGCTGTGACGCGCATACGATGCTGAAAAATCTAAGGCAGCTGGAAGAAGAGGAACCGATGCTTCGGATTGTTTGGAATGAAGAATTGGGGGAGATACATGCGCAGGTCATGGGGGAGGTCCAGATCGAGATCCTCCAGAGCCTGATAAAAGAGCGGTTTGGTCTGGAAGTTTCTTTTGGCGCAGGAAATATTGTATATAAGGAAACGATTAAAAATACGGTGGAAGGTGTGGGACATTTTGAGCCCTTGCGCCATTATGCGGAGGTACACCTTTTGCTGGAGCCAGGAAAGCCCGGAAGCGGTCTGGTATTTGCCAGCGAATGCAGTGAAGATGAACTGGACCGGAACTGGCAGCGGCTGATCCTGACGCATCTGATGGAAAAAGATCACCGGGGCGTTTTGACGGGATCTGTGATTACGGATATGAAGATTACGCTGATTGCCGGGCGGGCACATCTGAAGCATACGGAGGGAGGCGATTTCCGACAGTCTACGTATCGTGCCGTGCGGCAGGGACTGATGCAGGCGGAAAGTGTGCTTCTGGAGCCATTCTATGATTTTTGTATGGAGATTCCGGCCCAGTCTGTGGGACGGGCGCTTACGGATATCCAGAAAATGTGTGGTGAATTTCAATCGCCAAAGCTTCGGCAGGATATGGCGGTCATTGTCGGAAAAGCGCCCGTGTCGACGATGCGGGATTACCAGATGGAGGTGACCGCGTATACGAAGGGCCAGGGCAGGATTTTTTGTACCTTCCGGGGATATGAAGCGTGTCATAACGAAGAGGAAGTGCTGGCGGCATCAGGGTATGAGCCGGAGCACGATCTGGACAATCCGGCGGGCTCCGTTTTCTGCGCGCATGGGGCGGGATTTAATGTGCCATGGGAGGAAGTGCCGTCATATATGCATCTGGAGAGCCGGATGGAGAAAGTGCTGGCGGCAAGAAGGAACGGCGAGGGACGAAAGCCGAATGCTCCGGGGGAGAATGCAAGGCAGGCAGATTCCGAAGGACGCACGGAGCGATCAGCGGATATGGCAGGAGCGAACGCGGGAAAGAAAAAGCCCATGGTTCCTACTTCTTATAATGCCAGGGAGGATAAAGAACTGGAAGAGATCTTTATCCGCACCTATGGAAAGGTGGAGCGCAAACCGGTCCGCACACCGAAGACGGTCACGGTGCCTGCGCATAGGAAATCCAGGAAGAAGGAAGAGGAAGTTACGGAGTATCTGCTCGTGGACGGGTATAATGTGATTTTTGCATGGGAGGATCTAAAGGAACTGGCCAGGGATAATATTGAAGGGGCCAGAGGGAAACTTATGGATATTCTCAGCAATTATCAGGGATTCAAAAAATGTGTGGTGATTCTGGTATTTGATGCCTATAAGGTGCAGGGAGATACTTTAGAGATACAAAAATATCACAATATTCATGTAGTCTACACGAAAGAGGCCGAGACAGCAGACCAGTATATTGAGAAAGTGGTGCATGAGATCGGGCGGAAATATCACGTGACGGTGGTTACTTCCGACGGGGTGGAGCAGGTTGTCACTCTTGGACAGGGAGGGACGCTGATTTCTTCGAGGGAGTTTCTGGAGGAAGTGCGCATTGTGAATGAGCAGATTCGGGAAGAGGCCAAAATGCGGCGGGAGCCGGGAAAGAATTATCTGTTTGACCATATGGATGAGGAATTGGCAAGTCATATGGAGGAGGTACGTCTGGGCAGGAAAAAACTGGATGACAGGGTTTAG
- a CDS encoding peptidylprolyl isomerase translates to MSSQEVLAVVAGREITQADLDAFAQNLPKEQRVYLSNPQFRQQCIDQLVALHLYAQMGEEMKLDETEDFKKILESAKRDILAQMAMAEAMRGLEVSAEEARAYYEANPQQFSKGATVSAKHILVEDEAKCSEILESIVKGEKEFEEAAKEFSTCPSGQRGGDLGEFGKGQMVPEFEHAAFDAEVGHVVGPVKTQFGYHLIKVEKKNEATTAPFEEVKENIRRNLLQQKQNKAYTDKVEELKKKYMK, encoded by the coding sequence ATGAGTAGTCAGGAAGTATTAGCAGTTGTAGCAGGAAGAGAGATCACCCAGGCGGATCTGGACGCGTTTGCGCAGAATCTGCCAAAGGAACAGAGAGTTTATCTTTCCAATCCACAGTTCAGACAGCAGTGCATTGATCAGCTTGTTGCGCTTCACTTGTATGCGCAGATGGGCGAAGAGATGAAGCTGGACGAGACGGAGGATTTCAAGAAGATCCTGGAAAGCGCAAAGCGTGATATTCTGGCGCAGATGGCGATGGCCGAGGCGATGCGTGGGCTGGAGGTGTCCGCGGAAGAGGCGAGGGCATATTATGAGGCGAATCCGCAGCAGTTCTCCAAGGGAGCTACGGTAAGTGCAAAGCATATTCTTGTGGAAGATGAGGCGAAATGCAGCGAGATTCTGGAGAGTATCGTAAAAGGCGAGAAGGAATTTGAGGAGGCGGCTAAAGAATTTTCGACCTGTCCGTCCGGACAAAGGGGAGGAGACCTGGGCGAATTCGGAAAAGGCCAGATGGTGCCGGAGTTTGAACATGCAGCATTTGACGCGGAAGTGGGACATGTAGTCGGACCGGTAAAGACGCAGTTCGGATATCATTTGATCAAGGTCGAGAAGAAAAATGAAGCGACGACGGCTCCATTTGAGGAAGTGAAAGAGAATATTCGGAGAAATCTTCTCCAGCAAAAGCAGAATAAGGCTTATACGGATAAGGTGGAAGAACTGAAGAAGAAATATATGAAATAA